Proteins co-encoded in one Arachis hypogaea cultivar Tifrunner chromosome 13, arahy.Tifrunner.gnm2.J5K5, whole genome shotgun sequence genomic window:
- the LOC112791965 gene encoding probable protein S-acyltransferase 22: protein MRKHGWQLPYHPLQVVAIAVYLSLGFAFYVFFAPFVGKKMYQYAVMGLYTPLITCVFGLYIWCAATDPADPGVFKSKKYLKIPYSEKHSEPKNSKLGGESTSSIHGANASTVGAMSVDKEAPGTEGTVKDASDSVEKKNALSCLLLICSPCAYVCSCSSSSKESCDKQISEDGMFYCSLCEVEVFKYSKHCRVCDKCVDHFDHHCRWLNNCIGKRNYRQFFALMVVAILLLILQWLTGIFVLIYGFVERKQFSADISSKLGSSFSIVPFVIVVSVCTILAMIATLPVAQLFFFHILLVEKGISTYDYIIALREQEQEQQGVGGQQSPQMSTVSSLTGFSSASSFTTFQRGSWCTPPRLFVEDQFDVIPPETGSVSSLGKKSIREEPSKRKNPGAVKISPWTLARLNAEEVSKAAAEARKRSKILKPVVRHNDAFRLEPESSFGSRGRQVPRIDNKRRAASKQGFLPADIAMASMTNVSANNIGKGFSGVSSLAPLQLEPRSAFHMSQAMSSSAANVVTSSESSIESPDIHPFRVSSSRIEEARQLAGPSAGGGSVANLNGIPLSRSTSDGYEASGGEDSDQLPSRIVERSTNWTNLLFNPDQDERAFRHKSSSNVVYSRKF, encoded by the exons ATGAGGAAGCATGGATGGCAGTTACCTTATCATCCACTCCAG GTGGTGGCTATTGCAGTGTATTTGTCTCTGGGGTTTGCCTTCTATGTCTTCTTCGCTCCTTTTGTTGGTAAGAAGATGTATCAGTATGCTGTCATGGGACTCTACACGCCGCTG ATTACTTGTGTCTTTGGATTGTACATTTGGTGTGCAGCAACAGATCCAGCAGATCCAGGGGTTTTCAAATCCAAGAAGTATCTCAAAATCCCATACAGTGAGAAACATAGTGAACCAAAGAATTCTAAATTAGGAGGAGAATCAACCTCTTCGATACACGGTGCAAATGCTTCAACGGTTGGAGCAATGTCTGTGGACAAGGAGGCACCTGGAACAGAAGGAACTGTGAAAGATGCTTCTGATTCAGTAGAGAAGAAGAATGCATTGTCATGTCTTCTCTTGATATGCTCTCCTTGTGCATATGTCTGTAGCTGCTCTAGCTCAAGCAAGGAATCTTGTGATAAGCAAATAAGCGAAGATGGCATGTTCTATTGCAGCTTGTGTGAAGTTGAG GTCTTCAAGTACAGCAAGCACTGTAGAGTTTGCGACAAGTGTGTAGATCACTTTGATCATCATTGCAGA TGGCTTAACAATTGTATAGGGAAAAGAAACTACCGGCAATTTTTTGCTCTCATGGTTGTTGCTATCCTCTTG CTTATTCTTCAATGGTTGACTGGGATATTTGTGCTTATCTATGGTTTTGTTGAGAGAAAGCAATTTTCTGCTGACATCTCCTCCAAGTTGGGAAGTAGTTTCTCTATTGTTCCCTTTGTCATTGTGGTG TCTGTTTGCACCATTCTGGCTATGATTGCTACCTTGCCTGTTGCACAGCTTTTCTTCTTTCACATCCTCCTTGTTGAAAAG GGAATCAGCACTTACGATTACATCATAGCTCTGAGGGAGCAAGAGCAGGAGCAGCAAGGAGTTGGTGGTCAACAAAGTCCTCAAATGTCAACTGTCAGCTCACTTACTGGATTCAGCAGTGCGAGCTCCTTCACTACGTTCCAGCGTGGTTCGTGGTGCACACCACCACGCCTGTTCGTTGAAGATCAG TTTGACGTAATCCCACCAGAAACCGGTTCCGTAAGCTCACTTGGAAAGAAGAGCATTAGAGAAGAACCATCTAAGAGAAAGAATCCTGGAGCAGTCAAAATTAGTCCTTGGACATTGGCGCGATTAAATGCAGAAGAGGTTTCCAAGGCTGCTGCTGAAGCAAGAAAAAGGTCCAAAATTCTGAAGCCTGTGGTGAGACACAATGATGCTttcagactagagccagagagcAGTTTTGGTAGCCGGGGTCGACAAGTCCCCAGAATCGACAACAAACGGCGTGCTGCCAGCAAGCAGGGTTTCCTTCCTGCTGACATAGCTATGGCTTCCATGACAAATGTTTCTGCAAATAATATTGGTAAAGGCTTCAGTGGAGTGTCTAGCTTAGCCCCTCTTCAACTTGAACCACGCAGCGCATTTCATATGAGTCAAGCAATGTCAAGCTCAGCTGCGAATGTTGTGACTTCTTCTGAAAGCAGTATAGAGTCTCCCGATATCCACCCTTTCCGGGTGTCTTCGTCAAGAATTGAAGAGGCTAGGCAGCTTGCTGGTCCTTCGGCTGGTGGTGGCAGTGTTGCAAATTTGAATGGAATTCCACTGTCAAGGTCAACTAGCGACGGGTATGAAGCCTCAGGCGGGGAAGATAGTGATCAACTTCCTAGTAGAATTGTGGAGAGATCCACAAATTGGACCAATCTTCTTTTCAATCCTgatcaagatgagagagcttttAGGCACAAATCTTCATCCAACGTGGTTTATAGCAGAAAATTCTAA